From a single Schistosoma mansoni strain Puerto Rico chromosome 4, complete genome genomic region:
- a CDS encoding putative voltage-gated potassium channel, giving the protein MVAGNMNLQSASSICRNRGSGFTNPIVNPSHGIDLYQSSSNKSVPLLSPTSTNQFTQLSNSPIMTTPPIVYFYDRDPEIFRFVLDYYRTGELHLPSSICGPFVRKELIFWGIDEALIGPCCMPAYMRYDEEKRTKNTLFRDCFEDIDSMQNLVKFSRGWKKWRYRMWLFMDHPSSSLAAKRITVKRTERASLEFDKDFI; this is encoded by the coding sequence ATGGTTGCAGGAAATATGAATTTGCAGTCAGCTTCGTCAATATGCCGAAATCGTGGTTCTGGTTTTACTAATCCAATAGTGAATCCATCTCATGGAATTGATTTATATCAATCATCATCAAATAAATCTGTCCCATTGTTATCACCAACATCAACCAATCAATTTACCCAATTGTCTAATTCACCTATAATGACAACACCtccaattgtttatttttatgatcGTGATCCAGAAATATTTCGTTTCGTATTAGATTATTATAGAACTGGAGAATTACATTTACCATCAAGTATATGTGGTCCATTTGTACGTAAAGAGTTAATATTTTGGGGTATTGATGAAGCATTAATTGGTCCTTGTTGTATGCCTGCTTATATGAGATATGATGAGGAGAAACGTACAAAAAATACATTATTTCGTGATTGTTTTGAAGATATCGATTCAATGCAAAATCTTGTCAAATTTTCTAGAGGATGGAAAAAATGGCGATATAGAATGTGGTTATTTATGGATCATCCATCTTCGTCTTTAGCTGCTAAG